The Lycium barbarum isolate Lr01 chromosome 4, ASM1917538v2, whole genome shotgun sequence nucleotide sequence GATCCAAGAAAGATAGTAAGATTTGGAAGCAAGGGACATATTAagaaccttaaaaaaaaaaaaaattaaaagtattCCATTAGACTTCATATAAGTAGGTTCGTACAAACCATAACCTTGTCTATTGAGAAACCATTTTGCATGAGGCCATGGGAGTTGACGTCTCCAAGCTATATTTCTTCGGATTTTAACTTACGTACACTACGTCTGTAAACAACTTTATACTATCAGTGCAGTATAACGTGTTACAGCAGGTTGCTTTTCTTATTCTCACCTTATTAGATCCACTTATTATAGTTATCTTTTAGCTCACCTGACAGTAGAAGTTAAAactcaatttcttcttcttcttcttattatttcAGTTAGTCGGTCTACACTGAAGCGATTATGCAGAAAGTACGGTATTCGAAGGTGGCCATTGTCAAAACGAAAGAAGACTAGCGAATCCGATCGCCAGCCATTAACTATGCTTCCAAAGAAGAACAAATCAATAACTTCAGAAACTACACATACAGATCATGAGAGTAGCAACAGTTTCACAGTGAAGGCAACATATGGAGATGTCATGATGAGGTTTAAACTGTACTCATTGTCAAAAAAAGAAGATTTAGACAAGGAAGTGGCTAAAAGATTGCGATTACCAATTATGAGGTTTAGAATAAATTACATGGATGAAGATAATGATTGGATATGGATTGCTTGTGATGATGATTTGAGTGATTGTTTTAATAATGCTCAATCGTTAGGGAAGAACACAATCAAAATGTTGGTTCTACCAGCAGCCATAAATCATCTTGAATTGTAAACTTTGTGAGTTTTATCAAAATTTAGTGATTCTTTTAACATGATTTTCCGAACCTTACAGCCTGAACACCAGATGCTTCGTCCACCAAGTTGGCCTTTTCTTTTAGATGCTCATGTAATTATTATTTTGTCAGTATAGAAAACATtatatgatgatgtaaaatgtaGTGACTGAAAGATCACAATTTAAATTATGATGTTAAAACTTAAAAGTTCTAAGTTTAGTGACTCCATGAACCAGACTTCTACCGTGCAGTTATTAACTATGTTGAAAAAATCCCCACATGCAAACAAGAGATCACAATTTGTTTAAAATGAATGACACCTTTTCTTTTTTGAAAGCTATTTAATCTTTTCACACTTTCGTTTCATCCTTGATGACATACTTGTTGGACCCTCACCATTATTTATTTAAATGAAAAAGACATGTGAAACTCTCATAATTGTTTAAAAGGATCATTTTGATACTTTGAACCTTTTCTTTTGTTTCTCATCTCGGCGTTCGATACAAGACTCGACTAATACTGATCTGCACCACTAAgtcccacttttttttcccgAGTGAGTTAAAACATTTCTTATCACAAACGATTTCATTTTCAAGATTTAAATCTAAGATCTCAAATTAAAGATTAAGCGATATTTACCACTCTCATACAACCATTCGATGATCTAACTCTATGTTCAATCAAACACGGTTAAATAAAATGAGAGGGAGTATTTGAAACCTCCTACACCATTAAGGAGTGAAAAATAGgatacaaaagaaaaaagaaaaaaaaaagaaaaaggttgaaGTCTCAATCAAACGTGTCAGTAACTGAAGTGAAGACCACGGAAGTTCCAGTATTCCCTAGTAGCATctaataacccccccccccccccccccccaaaaaaaaaaaaaaatctaacacCCCCACTATACCAAAATTATTCCCCCCTACCTTTGACGACCACCAACCGAAACCATTGTTTGTAGCATTCCTCAGATCTCTCTTAAAGGTACCATCTTTACCATTTATTGATATGTTAAATCAATTTACTAATAAAAGGTATTCGATTTTTACAGTTTCACATGTATTTTTTGAATCTAATTTCTGCATTTCTTGTTTCTGATTATCCCTTTGAGAGAAAGATTCAATCTTTATTGTTTGGATATAATCTTTATGAATTTTGAACTGATTATTACTTGGTTAATTAGCAAAAGAAAGCACCCCATACAAGTAACAGTATTTCCACATCATCCTGGAtttttttgggtgggggggggggggggggttcaatggggtttttatttttttatttttgcttaTGTTTTGATTTTTATGTTTATTAGTTGCAAATGGGAAGAAGAGAATGGGCCCGAATATTTAAACAGTGCCAGAACTAGTATTTTCACTAAGGgtgttcaagatttaatatatatgtacaaaaAGTGTCATTCACCCAACTGACCACCCTTTGGCGTACGTAGAGGATTTATATAGCAGACACCAAATAGTTTAGGATTGAGGCTAAGTTTGTTGATTGATGGATAGGTGCAAATAGCCAGCAATACGTGTGGAGATTTGGATTGATGAAATTTTAGTGAGATTTGAAATTTGTGAGTTTTATCCTCAATGGTCTTTATGTATATGGAGTGGAAGAAATAGTATTATTCTGCGTCTTGTGTGTACATATTAGGTCCGTGTTTTTTGGCTTAGTTAAAATGGTGCTTGTTCTCTACTAGTATGTGTTTATTTTCAAAGAAGCTTGTAAATCTTCTTTGGTTGGTGGTTTGTTCGTGGTGAGATATTTGACTTGATGACACAATAAGATCTATTTTTGCATTTGCTGTCTAACACTCTCCACAAATAAATCTAGCTTCGGAAAAACAACTCgcttaaaaaaaatcattatagAGTTTGTAGCCTCTCCTCTTTTTGCATAAATAGCTCTATACCTTTACTAtgatttcatttcctttctcttAAATAGCTGCGACCTATGTACAAACCAGAGTCATCGGAATGAAGACACGGTATTGTGAGTAAGAGAATTTAATGAGACCATTACAAGGATGAGTAATTCATGCCTCTAACCAAATCATCTTTTTGGTTTTGATTGCTTTGATTACAAGTTGAAGATTGCCTAAAACTATAAATCATTTGAAAAGTGATGGGTTGTAAATTGGGGTTGAAATGGTTCTGTAGGAAATGCAAATACTACCAAAAGGCATGActtttttagatttttatttatTGCATGTAAAATATTGATATGTCGTTAGTGGTAGAAATTTGAAACTTCTGTGTTGATAGTCTAATTGCTTTTAACCTCTTTTGCAATCTCGTTCTTGGTAAAATGAAATTTCTGTTGATCGGTGGTCTTATGCTGACCCCAACTTGCTTAGGATTGAGGCATAGTAGTAGATGCTGTTGTCGTGGCTTTGCACAGCGTTTCTTGTTAATTCCTGACAGGTCACAGAAAAGTAAACGTGTTTAGCTTTCTCCCTTTTCCATGCTATGTGTTGGTTTCTGCCTATATTAGACTGTATCCAATTATTAGCAGGATATCTAGTGTTTAACTCTTCTAGCAATACTCAATTTAAGTACTAACTATTGTCATATGCTTATGTCTCAATTATTGTTCATATACCTAAGTTTGTTTAACAATTGCAGGGTatttcatatagcttgtcacacaTGGCCGCATTCAAAGCATTTTTGAACAGCCCTGTTGGCCCTAAAACAACTCATTTTTGGGGTCCTGTAGCCAACTGGGGATTCGTCATTGCTGTATGTCTAGCTactataaaatttaaattctgttATTCGCTCCTTCTacataggggtgtcaaatggTGGGCGGGTTGGTTTGAATTTGACGCctaaaagttacttgggctgaaatgggttgggctaaaaaGCAGGTAATAACCCAACAACAAGAATAATATACccggtgtaatcccacaagtggggtatggggagggtagagtgtacccaGATCTTACCCCTACCTCGTGGAGGTAGAGAGGCTCTTTCCGAAGGAAGCGGGTAATAGCCCTTTCCGCTCAATTCTTActaaattttaatttctttgtttgttcttttataattttcTAAGTACctaacaatttttattttttttaaattatggctatctataacatatcaaataaaaaatgccattttgaaaatattttgacaattTTTCTCGTGGATCAATTTGGGCTACATATCGGCCTAATTTTTAGATGGGTTGAAACGGGTTGGGCGAAAATGGTTTGAGCTAATAAATGAGCTCAAACTTGGGTGGGTCATGTTTTCTTGGGCTAATTTTGGCAGCCCTACTTCTGCATTACTCTTATTACTGAGTTGCATTGATGGTACTTTGCAGGGACTGGTCGACACGCAGAAACCACCAGAGATGATATCAGGCAACATGACATCAGGTAGAAAATTTGTACTTACATGGACGTTGATTTGAAATGATTTAGACCCCTCATCCCTTCTTTTTCCTTGGGGTGTTGCAGCAATGTGTGTGTATTCTGCATTGTTCATGAGATTTGCATGGATGGTACAGCCTCGGAATTATCTTCTTCTGGCATGCCATGCCTCTAATGAGTCGGTGCAACTCTATCAACTATCACGTTGGGCAAAAAGTCAAGGGTAAGTGATCAATTGCACTTATAAAGAGTGGAACATTCTGCTACCTTCCCAGAAAAATAGTACTTCCATTTTATTTTGCGTGTCTTAGTTTTACTggatacggagtttaagaaaataaatgagGCTTTTGAATCTTGTGTTCTTAACTACGTCCTCCTGAACACGCAATCTCCGCTCCTCCTTCTAAACCTCTTTCTCGGCTGGGAGGGGACGGATAGGTGGTGTGGATATTTGTTATAGCCTTATCTATGATCTTAAGAGTTGAGATTGGACTACTTAAACATTCTTGCGAAActagatatatttttttttaataaccgtgGTGTTTGGGCcgcttgcgcgcacctcgactaattccacaggTTACCTGCTCCCACCAGCATTAGTACTAGGTAACTCTGTCCATCAAGGCCTACTTAAATGTTCTTGCGACCGTAGATAATTTGAGGATTATGTCGTGCTTTCGAAGTTTCTGCACACAAATAATGTTTTGTAGCATGTGCTTTTCATCTGATAATCTTGATCTCTCTTTTCTCTGCAGATATTTGCAGCAGAATGCAGCCAAAGCAGAGTGATTTAGTTTTCTTTCTTGTTTAATTTTTGGACACTTTTCGCCTGTCGTTTTATGAGTTTTTTCATCAATTGTTGCAGAAAAACTTGCCTTTGATCATCAAAGAGCTGAACTAACAGACTACTCCCAAGTAAATCTTAGTACTATTAGTACTGGTACCTTTGGGATTCATTATCATGTCTATAAGAATTGCCACAATAACACAACACATTTTCAATGTATGACATGTTCATAAGGAGTCATTAAGGTTGCGGTTCGAATGGCTTCCAAAATTTAATGGCAGTTATTAAACTTATCGGAGAGGTAATGATTTTTGGAGTCTGTCAAAATTTATTTATAATAGTGATAGTAAATTCAAGCTTTGGTTAAACCATACCAAGAACGGTTCTAGAAAGAAGTAGAGATATGATGACATCATATTTGTATGATTGCATCTCATataataaaatttaattaattaaaaatattattatttagtTAACTTACTTAAATCTGATCATATCATATCTAATCCGTTTGAATTCAAGTATTATGTCAGTGTACTATATACTCATGTTGTTGCATTTATCTGATAAGTTCAGTGTTCTTGTAAAGTACTACCCTACTACATCATGAATGGTCCAAATCTTCGAAGTAAAATTTTGATAGACGAAAATAAGAATTTTATATAATAAAATTAGAGTTTAACTTTTTTTCTTGCTAATTAGGTATGAAGTTGAAAGAAGACTTATGCCATTCGGACTCCAAAGTAATATCGAAGTTTATCATATATACTGAATACACAATCAAATTACTTAAAATGTAATGACAGAACTCTATTTAAtaacttataatatatagtaacTTGTTATAATAACTTAAAATTATCGTGATAGTGTAAAAAGCTAGTAGACGTTGttaatgtatataacttaaattcgtTCCAAATTCTAGTCAAAATCGGAATATATTGCTGTCCTTACGTTGTTACATAAACAAACTCTAGTAACATAAACAAAGTTTAGAGTTAATTACTAAAATTGGATGTATAGAAAAAATGCAGGAAAGTCACTTTTAAGTTTTCATAATAATAAAATCATCCAACTTAACCTACTGTCCATGGTCATCCaatttcattttggagttatAATTACTTAAATAGTCATCCATTCTTATTTTGTTTTGACTTGCAAAATTTTTTTCACGTGTTTTGTACCTCAACTATGAACACGTATTGCGGTATTGGATCCTGTTTGAGTTTCCAAATCCTTGTCAATACAAGAATATACTGTCCTCATAAATTAATGTCCTCCAAACTCAATACCATaagcaaaaaattattttttgctTAGAGTCCTCTTCTTTCAAAGCTATAGCGGATTGGGCAAAACTGCCCAACGATCTGATTGGTGAGATTGGAAAGCATGTTAAATTGAtggaaaatttcattttttttttcgtgCTGTTTGTACCTCGTGGCGAGCTGTTTCCACTAAGCATGATTATGACATGTTTTTGCCCCAAGTTCCATTGCTAATGCTGGATGCCAAAGATGATGATTATCGAGAATTTTACTCACTTTCCAAGAAGAAAGTTACAGGCATATTTCTTCCGGAAGCTAGGGAAGAGACTGTGGTCCATCAGAGGGATGGCTTTGCACCTTGGCATACAAAGGAAAGATGAAGTTGTTGAATCCTTTTTCCCGTACCCAAATTCGACTTCCTCCACTTAAGATCCTTATTCGCTTCacacaatataaaaaaaagtaccTAAAGGAAAGAATTATCCGCTCATCGAAAAAGTTGTCTTATCTGCCAAATCGGTCTACATCTGACTATGTACTGATGGTCTCTATTTTTTGTATATCGTAATTGTTTGGCTTTTTGGCGACCCGAAAACTCAACTGGACTCGTATTGGCATTAAAACATGGAATAGAATCACTAGTATCATTTACTATAAGGGCCAGTATTATTGCGTGACTTACTCTGGCCAAGTCTGGGTTTTTGACGTTGGAGGCCCTAGTATTCCTCAACAAATTGTAGAGGCATGCTTGCTTGTTAGGCGGCTACCGTATTATGGTATCAACGTGTTATCCTACCAAGTCGAGGTATCGGGTTACCTATTAATTCTTACCCGATTTAGAGTTGGGTGGGTGACCTATATATTTAAAGTATATGAATTAGATGTAATCAGAGgcagaggcgaatccaggattttaagaggatgggttcaccattttaaaaaaaattaaaaaaaataaagggaaGTGCATTTAGTTGGGTTCAATCCCACGACCTTAAGGGATTAAACCTAGCGCTTAACCAGTGCTCCACTTAGTCtagtttgaccatgtgttccttcggttaatattagatatattttaagaattataaacataatataccgagtttagttgggtgaccatgtgttcacgtgatcCATTTTTTATGCCTAAATTCGCCCCTGATCAGAGGTGAACATAAGGAGATTAACACTTTGAAAGATTCAACAATTTTCTTGGGCCGTAATGGAGCAATATCCATTGACTCCTCTAATTTTACAACAGTCAAAGCCCAATCACATATATTTTGCTGATGTAGGGGATGATCTAGTTAAAATGAAGGCTTACAATCTTTATGATAAAAGAATTGAATCTTTTTATCCAGAATCGTCACTTAGTCTAACTTGCCGGCCAGCTTGGGTTACGCCATCACTTTGATAATGTGATTTCACCCGCGTCGCGACACAGGTCACGAGGAGTTAATTGTCTCTTTTCAGTTTGTCATTTTATTGTTTTTTCAACATTATCTTCTAAAGTCTAGTTGATCTATTTATTTTTCCCTTCAGTGTAATATGCTGAAGTATGAATGTTATCGTATTTATTGATTCTAAGGGGTGTTATGCATGCAGCATATGTATCTAATCAATTCTAAggtataaatttaaaaacttgGAACATTAGGCCTATTAAGTAATtccgaatatacacacatacatacatagatAACTATATTGAGGCCACTACTTATTCACTGTTTGGAGAAATTCTAATTGCGCTAATACAAGGGAGGGGAGGACCGGACTTTCTGCAGAAAGTAAGAGCTCGcttggattagctgaaaaaaaaaacttttaagcataagtgcttaaagtacttttaactgctgaaagttattttataaataagcagctACGTATTTGAATAAAAGTGCTTTaagggtttttagaagtaaggaTAGTATTGAAATTAACAAAAAATATAAAGGATAAAacggtaaagttgttggtcaaaccagaatgacttttaagccacaaaaaaaaaagttgaggtTGAGCAACTTTttgattttggcttattttaagcactttttacgTTAATTTAAGGTATTTTCTACTTTGCCAAACActtaaataagttaaaaatgatttaaaagctggtttgaccacttataaaccaatccaaacgggctctaagttacCCGCCATAAGTTTATAGAAATTATGCCTATCCTGGCAAAGTTACATAGAAATTATGCCTTGTCCAGCATAAttttgtagaaattaagttatcctacaGAACTATACCGAAAAACATAGTTTCTGTGTAACTTTGTTCGAATAGGCATAATTTCTATGAAACATTATCTTGAGAAATTGGTCTTTTTTTAGTTCTACCGGAGTTCTAACCCAGAATGTTGAGGATATTTTTGGGCACTTATATATTACTTAAAGTGCCGAaggagaaaaattaaagaccagcgatttgagagacaaaaattaaagaccacccaagaTAGGGGCAATTGTGCGAATTGTCCGAGTGTATGGTTGTAATATGGGGTAAATTTAAAACATAGCCATGAATTGTGATTGAAAAATAGCCATAGATTTAAAAGTCACAGAAAAATAACCAGTTTTTGAAATCCATGAACTGTCATTGTTTTCGAACTTAAAAAAGTGAAACTCCATCACATGATCTAGACGAAATCCAGGACATCATTGagtttcacctttttttttttagctcaaATTTTGTCATGGATTAAAAAATCATGACAATGACCTGAATTTTTCACTTGATTAACTTCAAAATTCATGACACTAATGCATTTTCGCATAAAAATGGTATTTTGAATAACTTTTCAAATACTGATTATTTCTCAAAAAAGGATCAAAAAAGTGATTGACCCGTACAATGAGTACGAATACATTCaaatatagcaaaaaaaaaaaaaaaaaaaagatacatcAATATATAAATTCATTAAAATACATAGCTCTGTAGTGTATTTAAATATACTGGAGTACAATCATTTTTAATCCACATGTATTTAGAGAAATTGAGATTGCATGTATTCAAATAGACTCAAATACAACAAATTGCTATAAACTAGCTACAAattataaattgataaaaaatagCTATAAATTGTTAAAAGTCCTTAAAAATAGCTATTGTTGCCCTTTTAAATATGGGGGCTGTGGAAACATACATGTCCCGTTCTAGAACTTTGGGCCATGGTTCATGTCCAAATGAACTCCAACCGATTCCAAATCCTAGTTCTAGTCAAAACTGGACAATACTGTTGCCAACATAAAAGTCCTCGAAGCAAAAAAAACCTTAAACAaggcttgttttttttttcccttgcAATGGCGAAGTGGGCAGAACTGGCCAATGATCTGATTGCTCAGATTGCAAATCGGGTTAAACTGATTGAAGATTTCATTGCTTTTGGTGCTATTTGTACCTCTTGTCGAGCTGCTGCTACAAAGGAAAATTTTGATGTGTTTTCGCCTCAAGTTCCGTTGTTAATGTTGGCTGACAAAGATGATGATTATCGAGAATTTTACTCTCTTTCCAAGAAGAAAGTTTCACGCATATTTCTCCCAGAAGCTAGAGGACGAGAGTGTTTACCGTCAGAGGGATGGCTCTGTACCGTGGAAAATAATACCGGAGAGATTAACTTGTTGCATCCTTTCTCGCGTACCCAAATTCAACTTCCTCCAGAAAAAGACATATGGGCTTTACAGGATTATGAACCTGATGGAGTGCCGTGTCACTTTATGGACAAAGTTGTTTTATCTGCCAGTCCTTCTGTTACATCAGATTATGTACTGGTGGTTTCCTATTACGCAGGTAATGATTGTTTGGCTTTTTGGCGCCCTGGAGACCTCAACTGGACTAAAATTGACATTGAACCTAACAGTGCAGTCACAACTATGAATTATTATAAGGGTCAATTTTATTACTTGACATGGTGTGGCGAAGTGTGGGTTTTTGAAGTTGCAGGGCCTCGTTTGGTTATTGAGCTGGAGGATGATATATGGCGCCAAGACTCAGTTCAGTTCTATCTAGTGCACTATTACTTGTTATCCGGTTTGCCAATTATGAGTTTCCAGATGGTCCAAATGGTGGCTACAAGACGTTTAAATTTAAAGTCTATGAACTAGATGTAAGCAAAGGTGAGATGAAGGGGGAGATTAAAACATTGGGAGAATCAGCAATCTTTTTGGGCCGTAATGCACCAAGTTCCATTGACACCTCTAAGTTTACAGGAGTCAAGCCTAATCACATATATTTTACTGATGATTGGATTGATCATTTTAATGTGTTGGAAGGAGGGGGTGGAAGAGAGATGGGGACTTACAATCTTGAAGATgaaaaaattgaatctttttaTCCTGGATTGTCACTAAGTCCTGTCTGCCCGCCAACTTGGATTGCACCATCGTACCGATAATTAATCTGATTGCACTCACCTCCATGTTGGCTCATCATAAGGAGTAACTGTCTCTTTCTAGTTTTATGATTTATTATTTTTTCCAAGTTAAGCTGATTGTATGAAATACGAATGTCATCGTATTTGATCAATTCTAATTGTGCTTTCTCTAGACAATTGACGCTTATGATATTCAATTTGCAAATACTCCTTCTGTTTCACTTTGTTTGTTGTAGTTTGACTTGGCAGAATCTTTAGTAAATAGATGAAGACTTGAAATTTGTTGTCTTAAATATTGTCATAATATTTGTGTGATGAtagaacttttgaaacttgtgatatTAAACAAATAATATTATCTGTTACGGCTACTATGAACGCACTTATAGCCTACTCGAAGAAGGACGATTGTCTACCAATTAAATTTTTTGCTTGATAATACCGTATCTGTGTTCAATAAGAATTTTATGCTATTTGCTTTACGTTTTGATATACTGTCTAGGTACGGAAGTATCTGCATTTGATCCCTCAAGTATCTCTGGGATCAACGAACTCCAGTATAGATTGTATATCATTTGCAAACACGAAAACGCTAGGTATAAATTTTGTACACATCTATAGTTTATGAAAGATAAGTGTTATACTTATAGAGGTACtccagaagtttttttttttgggattttagAGGTGTAAGACATCTCCAAAGTTATGTTGTTGCTGGCAATCGACTTCGGATTGAGTTTACAAAGGCGATTAGTTTTGTCAACCTTTGCCTAATTTTCCTTGTGACCTTATTGTCGAATAGAGAATTCTTGGGCAAAGCGCATGACACTACTATATTTTTCCCAGAAAATTTCTTTGAGACGCATTCTTTGAGCTCAAACATTTGTTGTTTATAATAATGCACCCATCTGCAAATTCGATGTGGATCTTGATCTTCCATTTGCCATTCTCTCTGCTTTCACTCAACATGAAGCGACACACACTGAGTGCTTCTGTAACTCGATTACTTTATAGGTACGTAATGTTATCACTTCTTGGACTGAATTAGAGACTAGAGTAATATAAGCACAATCGATCCACGATGTATAAACATTGGTGTGATCGCGTGGAATCTTACGGAAGAATTAACAGGCAAGTAGTGGAAATCCAGCAGTTAACTTTTACACCATGGAAAATAGTGGAAATTCAGCAGTCTAATCACAAATATTTGCAACAGTGTCTTGCACTTCTGTTTATTATTAGCCAGTGTGAGAGCATAAATGCTGGTGTCAATTTGTTGGATGCTTTTAAATACCAGGCAGACTCTCTTTTCAGTTAATCAATGGCTGCTTAGTGCTGCTATTGACCTTGACCATACAATTAGTTGCTCA carries:
- the LOC132638045 gene encoding F-box/kelch-repeat protein At3g18720-like; amino-acid sequence: MVHVQMNSNRFQILVLVKTGQYCCQHKSPRSKKNLKQGLFFFSLAMAKWAELANDLIAQIANRVKLIEDFIAFGAICTSCRAAATKENFDVFSPQVPLLMLADKDDDYREFYSLSKKKVSRIFLPEARGRECLPSEGWLCTVENNTGEINLLHPFSRTQIQLPPEKDIWALQDYEPDGVPCHFMDKVVLSASPSVTSDYVLVVSYYAGNDCLAFWRPGDLNWTKIDIEPNSAVTTMNYYKGQFYYLTWCGEVWVFEVAGPRLVIELEDDIWRQDSVQFYLVHYYLLSGLPIMSFQMVQMVATRRLNLKSMN
- the LOC132634772 gene encoding mitochondrial pyruvate carrier 1 isoform X2, which gives rise to MAAFKAFLNSPVGPKTTHFWGPVANWGFVIAGLVDTQKPPEMISGNMTSAMCVYSALFMRFAWMVQPRNYLLLACHASNESVQLYQLSRWAKSQG
- the LOC132634772 gene encoding mitochondrial pyruvate carrier 1 isoform X1, which translates into the protein MAAFKAFLNSPVGPKTTHFWGPVANWGFVIAGLVDTQKPPEMISGNMTSAMCVYSALFMRFAWMVQPRNYLLLACHASNESVQLYQLSRWAKSQGYLQQNAAKAE